A portion of the Salvelinus fontinalis isolate EN_2023a chromosome 32, ASM2944872v1, whole genome shotgun sequence genome contains these proteins:
- the LOC129830802 gene encoding trafficking protein particle complex subunit 3-like, whose protein sequence is MSRQSNRTTDGKKMNSELFTLTYGALVTQLCKDYENDEEVNKQLDKMGYNIGVRLIEDFLARSSIGRCQDFRETADVIAKVAFKMYLGITPSVTNWSPAGDELSLILESNPLVDFVELPDNHSSLVYSNLLCGVLRGALEMVQMAVDVKFAQDTLRGDNVTEIRMKFIKRMEENLPAGDE, encoded by the exons aACTCAGAGCTGTTCACTCTGACATACGGAGCCCTGGTAACCCAGCTATGTAAGGACTATGAGAACGACGAGGAGGTCAACAAACAGCTGGATAAGAT GGGATATAATATCGGAGTGCGTCTCATCGAAGACTTCTTGGCGCGCTCCAGCATTGGGAGGTGTCAGGATTTCAGAGAAACGGCCGATGTCATCGCTAAG GTGGCGTTTAAGATGTACCTGGGCATCACCCCCAGTGTGACCAACTGGAGCCCAGCAGGGGATGAGTTGTCCCTCATCCTGGAAAGTAACCCACTTGTGGACTTTGTAGAGCTGCCTGACAACCACAGCTCCCTGGTCTACTCCAACCTGCTGTGTGGGGTACTCCGAGGAGCTCTGGAGATG gtacAGATGGCAGTGGATGTGAAGTTTGCTCAGGACACCCTGAGAGGAGACAATGTCACAGAGATCCGCATGAAGTTCATCAAGAGGATGGAGGAGAACCTTCCGGCCGGAGatgagtga